A portion of the Punica granatum isolate Tunisia-2019 chromosome 7, ASM765513v2, whole genome shotgun sequence genome contains these proteins:
- the LOC116212972 gene encoding protein BREAST CANCER SUSCEPTIBILITY 1 homolog, which yields MAADPIHLERMGRELKCPICLSLLNSSVSLACNHIFCNLCIMTTMKSGSGCPVCKVPFRRREVRPAPHMDNLVSIYKNMEVASGANMFVTQTAHRAKLSEGGKKPEGVSAEGTEINKRSSRGKRPRKTNNSNVENSSPLRVKPSCPTKKRVQVPRHPPKETPTRAANPDNDLGEINSDRRKNIPAESAKKPPLNENGEPVLMPFFWLREEDAEKSTQLSDGDQSTGTPLNLPTFSDIKDSDDEMPSPLNKEVDGVPPATEFFDSEMFEWTQRPCSPELCSSPLRLQGSDNNEKDLELARKNSISNEDVNKPKKRSRPARTKAQQNSLKSDTTQNKAAEGCQQARTYTARKMSSRRKTQLSSAVLTETTYENLSADISDGCARRYIADSFDASDSAENTNSKKICEVNTPVEKDSCTLLKKRKVASTLAKSERNNARRKKSEAGPNCNQESNSKKNTTCSSHVVSDAELVLRKCDTITRETRCAFCHSSECSEASGEMVHYRDGRPVSVDDSDGFRVIHSHKNCVEWAPNIYFEDEKAINLEAELARSRRIKCSCCGIKGAALGCFEKSCRKSFHVTCAKLIPQCRWDDVNFVMLCPLHVSSKLPIEAACEETRKSSIPKERPQKSHDQVLRRNDARSFKWNHNGPRDRMVLCCSTLTAAEREMVSKFERSSRVTVRKKWDSKVTHVIASTDENGACRRTLKVLMGILEGKWILSVDWIKACIEAMGHVDEQKYEITVDVHGMRDGPRLGRLRVLNMQPKLFEGLKFYFTGEFEPSYRGYLQDLVVAGGGNLLHRKPVSRDDEKPKSSIFIVYNLETSDKLDVNKDTVARQRKSDAEALAAQTVAKVVSNSWILNSIAACKLQDFHC from the exons ATGGCTGCCGATCCGATTCACCTGGAGAGGATGGGCAGAGAGCTCAAGTGTCCTATCTG CTTGAGCCTGCTGAACTCCTCGGTTTCACTCGCCTGCAATCATATCTTCTGCAA TTTGTGCATAATGACTACGATGAAATCGGGCTCTGGCTGTCCTGTCTGTAAGGTTCCATTTCGCCGACGAG AGGTTCGCCCTGCTCCGCATATGGATAACTTGGTGAGTATATACAAGAACATGGAAGTCGCTTCGGGAGCCAATATGTTCGTCACTCAGACTGCGCACCGTGCTAAGTTATCAG AGGGTGGAAAGAAGCCTGAGGGAGTATCTGCTGAGGGTACAGAGATAAACAAAAGATCCTCAAGAGGAAAACGGCCAAGGAAGACCAACAATTCCAACGTCGAGAATTCCTCTCCTCTTCGGGTCAAACCTTCATGTCCAACCAAGAAGAGGGTTCAGGTGCCACGACATCCTCCAAAGGAGACGCCAACACGTGCGGCAAATCCTGACAATGATTTAGGAGAGATCAACAGCGACAGGCGTAAGAACATTCCAGCTGAATCTGCAAAGAAGCCTCCGCTTAATGAAAATGGTGAACCAGTCCTTATGCCCTTTTTCTGGCTGAGAGAAGAAGATGCAGAGAAGTCCACTCAGCTTTCAGATGGAGATCAATCCACCGGCACCCCACTCAACCTTCCAACTTTCAGTGATATTAAGGATTCAGATGATGAGATGCCTTCTCCCTTAAAT AAGGAAGTTGATGGGGTTCCTCCAGCAACAGAATTTTTTGACAGCGAGATGTTTGAATGGACGCAGAGGCCTTGTTCTCCTGAATTGTGTTCAAGTCCCTTAAGACTTCAG GGTTCGGACAACAATGAGAAGGATTTAGAATTAGCCCGAAAGAATTCAATTTCAAATGAAGATGTCAATAAGCCCAAGAAGAGAAGCCGACCGGCGCGGACAAAAGCTCAGCAAAACTCTCTTAAGAGTGATACTACTCAAAATAAAGCAGCTGAAGGTTGTCAGCAAGCGAGAACATACACTGCAAGAAAAATGTCTAGCAGGAGGAAGACACAGCTCTCTTCAGCCGTCTTAACTGAGACAACATATGAAAATCTTTCTGCTGATATTTCAGATGGATGTGCTAGAAGGTATATTGCCGATTCGTTTGATGCTTCAGATTCTGCTGAGAATACCAACTCAAAGAAAATATGTGAGGTAAATACTCCAGTTGAGAAAGATTCCTGTACCCtattaaagaaaagaaaggttGCTTCTACTTTGGCGAAGAGTGAACGCAACAATGCTAGAAGAAAGAAATCAGAAGCTGGTCCAAATTGCAATCAAGAATCGAATTCTAAAAAGAACACGACATGCTCCTCTCATGTTGTCTCGGATGCGGAGTTGGTTTTGCGGAAATGTGATACCATTACTCGGGAAACTCGATGTGCTTTCTGTCATTCTTCAGAGTGCTCAGAG GCATCAGGAGAGATGGTCCACTATCGTGATGGTAGACCCGTCTCAGTGGATGACAGTGATGGATTCAGGGTCATACATTCACATAAGAACTGTGTTGAATG GGCaccaaatatttattttgaagatgAGAAGGCCATTAATCTCGAAGCAGAGTTGGCCAGAAGCAGGAGGATTAAGTGCAGTTGCTGTGGTATCAAAGGGGCAGCCCTCGGGTGCTTTGAGAAGAGCTGTCGCAAGAGCTTTCATGTCACTTGCGCAAAGCTGATTCCCCAATGTCGATGGGACGAT GTAAACTTTGTGATGTTATGCCCTCTTCATGTTTCCTCTAAATTACCTATTGAAGCTGCTTGTGAGGAAACGAGGAAGAGTTCTATCCCGAAAGA GAGGCCACAAAAATCCCATGATCAAGTCCTCAGGAGGAATGATGCTAGGAGCTTCAAGTGGAATCATAATGGACCACGTGACAGAATGGTGCTTTGCTGTTCAACTCTAACAGCTGCTGAGAGG GAAATGGTTTCTAAGTTTGAGAGATCATCTAGAGTAACAGTGCGGAAAAAATGGGATTCAAAGGTCACGCATGTTATTGCATCGACAGACGAAAATGGAGCTTGCAGAAGAACCCTCAAAGTTCTGATGGGAATCTTAGAGGGAAAGTGGATATTATCTGTTGATT GGATTAAAGCTTGTATAGAAGCAATGGGCCATGTTGATGAGCAGAAATATGAGATCACAGTTGATGTTCATGGCATGAGAGATGGTCCTCGACTAGGAAGATTACGTGTTCTCAACATG CAACCGAAGCTTTTCGAGGGGCTGAAGTTCTACTTCACAGGGGAATTTGAACCTTCCTACAGAGGTTACCTCCAGGATCTAGTGGTTGCTGGTGGAGGAAATTTATTGCATAGAAAGCCCGTTTCCAGAGATGATGAAAAACCTAAGTCATCAATCTTCATTGTCTACAACCTCGAGACCTCCGACAAGCTCGATGTGAACAAGGATACGGTTGCAAGGCAAAGAAAATCAGATGCCGAGGCACTTGCAGCTCAGACGGTGGCCAAAGTAGTAAGCAATTCATGGATCCTGAACTCTATAGCTGCCTGCAAATTGCAAGATTTTCATTGTTAA
- the LOC116214176 gene encoding pentatricopeptide repeat-containing protein At3g61360, producing MLCLRKLIGQRTRFNWIPQRLILSAPAPEFAETADEIERITKLINDHPFPQQPLHPILQQHIPPQLLSNPFVENVLGRLFAAHSNGLKALEFFWHVTQRLPGGPSVDAFEKTLHILTRMRYFDQAWELMEHIRVTHPSLLTLKSMSIMLSRIAKFKTYEETLEAFDKMEKDVFVGKFGTEEFNVLLRAFCTQRMMKEARSVFNNLHSRFSLDTKSANILLLGFKESGDVTAVEFFYHEIIRRGFKPNSVTYDIRIDVYCKKGCLGDALRLFEEMERVKDFKPTVKTITTLIHGAGVARNPGKAWELFDGILLRNMTPDIGAYNALISSMVRCRDIEAAVQLMKDMEEKQIGHDNVTYHTLFLGLMRSKGINGVCDLYYKMVEKNFVPKTRTVVMLMKFFCVNQRLDLGLHLWGYIIGKGQCPHSHALDLLLTGLCSRGRLLEAFKCSKQMMQRGRQMSELSFRMLVGSLTQSGETEKLRVLDDMVKQLGSVLPPSKGHARDMMN from the coding sequence ATGCTCTGTTTGAGGAAACTGATCGGACAGCGAACTCGATTCAATTGGATCCCCCAAAGGCTCATCCTGTCAGCCCCAGCTCCAGAGTTTGCAGAGACCGCCGATGAGATCGAAAGAATCACCAAACTCATCAATGACCACCCGTTTCCGCAGCAACCTCTGCACCCCATACTTCAACAACATATCCCTCCTCAGTTGCTTTCAAATCCCTTTGTTGAAAATGTTCTAGGCCGCCTATTCGCAGCCCATTCCAATGGCCTTAAAGCCCTGGAGTTCTTCTGGCATGTGACCCAGCGTCTACCGGGGGGCCCTAGTGTTGATGCGTTTGAGAAAACCCTCCACATCCTCACCCGGATGCGGTACTTTGACCAGGCGTGGGAACTGATGGAGCATATCCGGGTGACCCATCCTTCGCTATTGACCCTTAAGTCGATGAGCATCATGTTATCCAGAATAGCCAAGTTTAAGACCTATGAGGAAACCCTTGAAGCATTCGATAAGATGGAGAAAGATGTCTTCGTAGGGAAGTTTGGTACTGAGGAATTTAATGTCCTTCTTCGTGCATTTTGCACGCAGAGGATGATGAAGGAAGCTCGGTCGGTGTTCAATAATCTTCATTCTCGCTTTTCTCTAGATACCAAGTCTGCAAATATCTTGCTTTTGGGATTCAAAGAATCAGGAGATGTGACCGCTGTGGAGTTTTTTTATCATGAGATAATCCGAAGAGGTTTCAAGCCAAATTCTGTCACATATGATATCAGAATCGATGTTTACTGTAAGAAAGGCTGTCTAGGTGACGCATTGAGACTCTTTGAAGAAATGGAGCGGGTGAAAGATTTCAAGCCTACAGTCAAGACTATCACCACTTTGATTCACGGTGCAGGGGTCGCTCGAAACCCGGGAAAGGCATGGGAATTATTTGATGGGATTTTGTTAAGAAATATGACACCAGATATTGGGGCTTATAATGCGTTGATCAGTTCAATGGTCAGATGCAGGGACATAGAAGCTGCAGTTCAATTGATGAAGGATATGGAGGAGAAGCAAATTGGGCATGACAATGTAACTTACCATACCTTATTCTTAGGACTGATGAGATCAAAGGGCATCAATGGTGTTTGCGATTTGTATTATAAAATGGTTGAGAAGAATTTCGTACCCAAAACACGGACTGTAGTTATGTTGATGAAGTTCTTCTGTGTAAATCAGAGGCTTGATTTGGGTTTACACTTGTGGGGATATATCATCGGGAAAGGGCAATGTCCTCATTCTCATGCATTGGATCTTTTGCTGACCGGGCTCTGTTCCCGGGGAAGGTTGCTGGAAGCCTTCAAGTGCTCGAAGCAGATGATGCAGCGAGGAAGGCAGATGAGTGAGTTGTCGTTTAGGATGTTGGTCGGGTCTCTAACTCAGTCTGGTGAAACTGAGAAGCTGAGAGTGCTTGATGACATGGTAAAGCAGTTAGGTAGTGTGTTGCCTCCTTCAAAAGGACATGCTAGAGATATGATGAATTAA
- the LOC116214177 gene encoding photosystem I reaction center subunit psaK, chloroplastic yields MATTVMTTLPQFNGLRPSVSAAPVKGLAAVQPMGRKGKGALGARCDFIGSPTNLIMVTTTSLMLFAGRFGLAPSANRKATAGLKLEARESGLQTGDPAGFTLADTLACGTVGHIIGVGVVLGLKNIGAL; encoded by the exons ATGGCAACCACTGTAATGACTACTCTCCCTCAGTTCAATGGGCTGAGGCCCTCTGTTTCAGCAGCTCCGGTGAAGGGCCTG GCTGCAGTTCAACCGATGGGACGCAAGGGAAAGGGGGCTCTCGGTGCTCGCTGCGACTTCATTGGTTCCCCTACTAACTTG ATTATGGTGACCACGACGAGCTTGATGCTGTTTGCAGGGAGGTTCGGCCTCGCTCCATCAGCCAACAGGAAGGCCACAGCCGGGCTGAAGCTTGAGGCCAGGGAATCTGGCCTGCAGACCGGGGACCCCGCTGGCTTCACCCTTGCCGACACCTTGGCCTGTGGGACCGTGGGCCACATCATCGGTGTCGGGGTCGTCCTTGGCCTGAAGAACATTGGTGCTCTGTAA